The Candidatus Nanohalococcus occultus genome contains a region encoding:
- a CDS encoding GH3 family domain-containing protein, whose protein sequence is MEDLSGIEEFSTEGWPVLTQELFAKVSNNREYSEDVREFYSSGGSKRVVLSPEDQRLVLEGYAETLREAGLRPDDVAINWGAPKEKDHMSQWVYEKGTEIIGAETVNESNAEDFEDYRDRWEEVTALLSLPRMLKSSGEQIQEEFGDLKETFPNLEHSITAGDIMPEELRDWIETNYGIKSRNFYAGTEIGGAAAEIEDGVYKPTNPNLILELLDEDAEMDSETGEVSEQDVYRLEELSPGETVTGPLLATMPLREQQPLIRYRIGDVWEVTGTEEAPEMKFKGREDDVIMFSGANVYPEEINNAIGDDYKLVVSENDGFVKLNFFTPGNWRSEEIVDQLAEQNKVFGDWYQSGSMPIEAKSYSSRDELEEMLEEYEIPRDSDGRPEIIEEGAKTNRIAFEDSYNSQFNQ, encoded by the coding sequence ATGGAAGATCTATCAGGTATCGAAGAGTTTTCCACCGAGGGCTGGCCGGTACTCACCCAAGAGCTTTTCGCAAAAGTAAGCAATAACAGAGAATACAGCGAAGACGTCAGAGAGTTTTACAGCTCCGGCGGATCGAAAAGAGTGGTTTTAAGCCCGGAAGACCAGAGACTGGTACTTGAAGGATACGCCGAGACATTGAGAGAAGCAGGTCTGAGACCGGACGATGTAGCCATCAACTGGGGTGCGCCGAAGGAAAAAGACCACATGTCCCAGTGGGTCTACGAGAAAGGAACGGAAATAATCGGCGCAGAAACCGTAAACGAGTCCAACGCAGAAGACTTCGAAGACTACAGAGACCGCTGGGAAGAGGTTACCGCTCTGCTCTCACTTCCAAGAATGCTGAAATCCTCCGGAGAACAGATCCAAGAAGAGTTCGGAGATCTCAAAGAAACCTTCCCGAACCTTGAACACTCCATAACCGCTGGAGACATAATGCCTGAAGAATTAAGAGACTGGATCGAGACCAACTACGGAATCAAGTCCCGGAACTTCTATGCCGGCACCGAGATCGGTGGAGCGGCCGCGGAAATCGAAGACGGAGTTTACAAGCCAACGAATCCAAACCTGATACTTGAACTACTTGATGAAGACGCTGAAATGGACTCTGAGACCGGAGAAGTCTCAGAGCAAGACGTTTACCGCCTTGAAGAACTCAGCCCTGGAGAGACCGTCACAGGCCCTTTACTTGCCACGATGCCGCTGCGGGAACAACAGCCATTGATAAGATACAGGATCGGAGACGTCTGGGAGGTAACAGGTACAGAAGAAGCACCAGAGATGAAGTTTAAGGGTCGGGAAGATGACGTAATAATGTTTTCCGGGGCGAACGTATATCCCGAAGAAATCAACAATGCGATAGGAGATGATTACAAGCTTGTAGTTTCTGAAAACGACGGATTCGTCAAACTGAACTTTTTCACACCTGGTAACTGGCGTTCTGAGGAGATAGTCGATCAACTAGCCGAGCAGAACAAGGTATTCGGCGACTGGTACCAGTCAGGATCAATGCCGATAGAAGCAAAAAGCTACAGCTCCCGGGACGAACTCGAAGAGATGCTTGAAGAATACGAAATCCCTAGAGATAGTGACGGCAGACCCGAAATTATCGAAGAAGGTGCGAAAACAAACCGTATAGCCTTCGAAGACTCATACAACTCCCAGTTCAACCAGT
- a CDS encoding class I SAM-dependent methyltransferase, which yields MTDSDLEEVTKYLSNPETSMGWISPLGIPESVQQLAGTGYKHTIGDKNYEPDGENYTVYDLCCGNGILSESLIQENKEKDGSNSLKIKGIDLAPPAYAHKVETGNEEFEVLQQSADDFLHSKQDSADLIYAIDAFQEFDDFETLANGITGSLKQDGILVFNSIYGLVDVFEDLEEKAPDDKNFVKPGENGRKQIHTDKVRIDDLGVEVPIVQQPRPYEDYRSELEKQGMEEVECGKIRADTSSIPEIAKSIGVDAQTMDDDINLLYDYGVMKMEDGVSS from the coding sequence ATGACAGATTCTGACCTCGAAGAGGTTACAAAATACCTTTCCAATCCGGAAACCAGCATGGGATGGATAAGCCCGCTCGGCATCCCGGAATCAGTCCAGCAACTTGCCGGAACCGGGTATAAACACACAATCGGAGACAAAAACTACGAACCTGACGGAGAAAACTACACTGTTTACGATCTGTGCTGCGGAAACGGAATACTTAGTGAAAGCCTCATACAAGAAAACAAGGAAAAAGACGGATCAAACAGCTTAAAAATCAAAGGCATTGATCTAGCACCTCCTGCCTACGCCCACAAAGTTGAAACAGGAAACGAAGAGTTCGAAGTCCTACAACAGAGCGCTGATGACTTCCTACACTCCAAGCAAGACTCTGCGGATCTAATATACGCAATAGATGCATTCCAGGAGTTCGATGATTTCGAAACACTGGCCAACGGAATCACCGGTAGCTTGAAACAAGACGGCATACTAGTTTTCAACTCAATTTACGGACTTGTAGATGTATTTGAAGACTTGGAAGAGAAAGCTCCAGACGACAAAAACTTTGTGAAACCCGGAGAGAACGGTAGAAAGCAGATACACACTGACAAAGTACGTATTGATGATCTCGGAGTCGAGGTTCCTATAGTTCAGCAGCCAAGACCCTACGAGGACTACAGGTCAGAGCTTGAAAAACAGGGCATGGAAGAAGTTGAATGCGGGAAAATCCGGGCCGATACCAGCTCTATACCTGAGATAGCGAAAAGTATAGGCGTAGACGCCCAGACCATGGATGATGATATTAACCTTCTGTACGATTACGGAGTTATGAAGATGGAAGACGGGGTCTCTAGCTGA
- a CDS encoding DNA-directed RNA polymerase subunit K has protein sequence MSYTRYERARIIGARSLQIAMGAPTFVESQSKRPIEIAREEMTEGKLPITVAE, from the coding sequence ATGAGCTACACACGGTACGAAAGAGCCAGAATCATCGGCGCCAGAAGCCTACAGATCGCAATGGGCGCACCGACTTTCGTCGAATCACAGAGCAAGCGACCGATAGAGATCGCACGTGAAGAGATGACAGAGGGAAAGCTTCCTATAACAGTCGCAGAATAA
- a CDS encoding proteasome assembly chaperone family protein, which translates to METTRIELEQELDVEKPIFIEGLAGIGHVGKTSVAYLADHLGAEKVGELYSHHFPPYTIVTDEKTVELLKNDIYQIKRDDKADIVLIEGNAQASTPEGHFEVAEKIIELVEETEPERIVTIGGYGTGEVVEDPSVFGVTSSDSIQEEYESADIEFEHDVDQIVGASGLILGIGKDRGYEGICLLGETPGFLLSDPKATEAVLNTLESMLELDLDYSELDEKVQESQDVLKKLQNIQNQQSQDQDQQNSDLGYIG; encoded by the coding sequence ATGGAAACTACACGAATTGAGCTTGAACAGGAACTGGATGTTGAAAAACCGATTTTTATCGAAGGACTTGCCGGAATAGGTCATGTCGGAAAGACCTCCGTAGCATACCTAGCCGATCATCTGGGCGCTGAAAAAGTCGGAGAGCTTTACTCACACCACTTCCCGCCTTACACAATAGTAACGGACGAAAAAACAGTCGAACTTTTGAAAAACGACATCTACCAGATTAAAAGAGATGATAAAGCAGACATCGTGCTTATAGAAGGAAATGCTCAAGCCTCCACACCTGAAGGGCATTTCGAAGTCGCCGAAAAGATCATAGAGTTAGTCGAAGAAACTGAACCGGAAAGAATAGTCACGATCGGAGGATACGGCACCGGAGAAGTAGTTGAAGACCCAAGCGTGTTCGGAGTCACATCCAGCGATAGCATCCAGGAAGAATACGAGAGCGCTGACATAGAGTTCGAACACGATGTAGATCAGATCGTAGGAGCCTCCGGACTTATCCTGGGAATAGGTAAAGACCGAGGCTATGAAGGAATCTGCCTTCTGGGAGAGACACCGGGCTTCCTTCTAAGCGATCCGAAAGCAACTGAGGCCGTGTTAAACACCTTAGAGTCCATGCTTGAACTGGACTTGGATTACAGCGAGTTAGACGAGAAAGTTCAGGAAAGCCAGGACGTACTTAAAAAACTTCAGAATATACAAAATCAACAGAGCCAGGATCAGGATCAGCAAAACTCGGATCTAGGCTATATTGGATAA